One Marinibacterium anthonyi genomic region harbors:
- the bla gene encoding Beta-lactamase OXA-1 precursor — MRKMTRTVLTATISLMTLAPLASQGAASERVICTLAQEIGAPAPLLSQGQCGIRISPASTFKIAISLMGFDSGILTGPDTPEWPFQPGYPDWRAEWKQPTTPASWLTYSVVWYSQQITQRLGPDRFDAYVRAFGYGNQDVSGDPGQQNGLTNAWLSSSLQISASEQVAFLTRMLAGGLPVSDDSVAQTRAILDRHSPRGGWQTFGKTGAGLPFGPDGTRLRGQPFGWYVGWAENGDRTVVFARLVRFDTRPDRTPGDIARDGLLQALFASGGPLS; from the coding sequence ATGCGCAAGATGACCCGGACAGTTCTGACAGCGACGATCTCGTTGATGACCCTGGCGCCGCTGGCGTCGCAAGGGGCGGCATCAGAACGGGTCATCTGCACCCTTGCCCAAGAGATCGGCGCGCCCGCCCCGCTCCTGTCCCAAGGCCAGTGCGGCATCCGTATCTCGCCCGCCTCCACCTTCAAGATCGCCATCAGCCTGATGGGCTTCGACAGCGGGATCCTCACCGGACCCGATACGCCGGAATGGCCCTTCCAGCCCGGCTATCCCGACTGGCGCGCCGAATGGAAACAGCCGACCACCCCGGCCAGCTGGCTGACATATTCGGTCGTCTGGTATTCGCAGCAGATCACCCAACGGCTCGGCCCCGACCGTTTCGACGCCTATGTCCGCGCCTTCGGCTATGGCAACCAAGACGTCTCCGGTGATCCGGGGCAGCAGAACGGGCTGACCAACGCCTGGCTCAGCTCCTCTCTCCAGATCTCTGCGTCCGAACAGGTGGCCTTTCTCACCCGGATGCTCGCCGGCGGGCTGCCGGTGTCGGACGACTCCGTCGCGCAGACGCGCGCGATCCTCGACCGGCACAGCCCGCGCGGCGGCTGGCAGACCTTCGGCAAGACAGGCGCCGGCCTGCCCTTCGGCCCGGATGGCACGCGGCTCAGGGGGCAGCCCTTCGGCTGGTACGTGGGGTGGGCCGAAAACGGCGACCGCACGGTGGTCTTCGCGCGTCTGGTCCGGTTCGACACCCGACCCGACCGCACTCCGGGCGACATCGCGCGGGACGGGCTCCTGCAGGCGCTCTTTGCATCCGGGGGGCCGTTGTCCTAG
- the slyD gene encoding FKBP-type peptidyl-prolyl cis-trans isomerase SlyD: MTQAAKAGDTLRIHYKGRLDDGTVFDNSEGKDPLEFTAGTGEIIPGLDNAVVGMEVGEQRVVTIAPEDAYGPRDDARVQRIDRAQIPDHIPTAPGTQLSVTTQDGQNVPVVVSDATETHVELDGNHPLAGKTLTFDVTLVEIA; the protein is encoded by the coding sequence ATGACCCAAGCCGCCAAGGCCGGAGATACGTTGCGTATTCATTACAAGGGCCGTCTGGACGACGGAACCGTGTTCGACAATTCCGAAGGCAAGGACCCGCTGGAGTTCACCGCCGGAACCGGCGAGATCATCCCGGGCCTCGACAATGCCGTCGTCGGCATGGAAGTGGGCGAACAGCGCGTGGTCACCATCGCGCCCGAAGACGCCTATGGCCCCCGCGACGATGCCCGGGTCCAGCGCATCGACCGCGCCCAGATCCCCGACCACATCCCCACCGCCCCGGGCACCCAGCTGAGCGTCACCACCCAGGACGGCCAGAACGTGCCGGTGGTGGTGTCGGATGCGACCGAAACCCACGTGGAACTGGACGGCAACCACCCGCTGGCCGGCAAGACCCTGACCTTCGACGTCACGCTGGTCGAAATCGCCTGA
- a CDS encoding cardiolipin synthetase, which yields MEDHIGFFDIFWSIFWLFLMIAWFWVLIGVVTDIFRSKDMKGIAKALWVAFVILFPWLGVLAYLLFRGDKMEAHKVEDMHRIEAAQKDYIRSVATVSAADEIERLVKLKETGHLTEAEFAAQKAKVLGS from the coding sequence ATGGAAGACCATATCGGTTTCTTCGACATTTTCTGGTCGATCTTCTGGCTTTTCCTGATGATTGCCTGGTTCTGGGTTCTGATCGGGGTCGTGACCGACATTTTCCGGTCCAAGGACATGAAGGGCATCGCCAAGGCGCTTTGGGTGGCCTTCGTGATCCTGTTCCCCTGGCTGGGCGTTCTGGCCTACCTGCTGTTCCGGGGCGACAAGATGGAAGCCCACAAGGTCGAGGACATGCACCGCATCGAAGCGGCGCAGAAGGACTATATCCGGTCCGTGGCGACCGTGTCGGCGGCCGACGAGATCGAGCGTCTGGTCAAGCTGAAGGAAACCGGTCACCTGACCGAAGCGGAATTCGCGGCGCAGAAGGCCAAGGTTCTGGGGAGCTGA
- the yofA_2 gene encoding HTH-type transcriptional regulator YofA, which yields MNLDLLRDFLCCAETSSLTRAADLRNTTQSNISKRLRALEDHLGQILIDRTARPIALTRAGQDFLPVARQILSDLDTFRGRSAPWAAAEGGLSIVMPHSASVSLFPRFKEWLSHRIPGVTFAPRIANHDMAAHMIAQSQVDLAIVTHHPDVPIDDRFTVFRAADIAEDRLVMVATPAGTDGEAIHVSHELTYIGRIWRALRDPSLAPHEVQHGMAADIRAYCLAGRGRGVLPASLVEADIAAGRLTLCPLGPDMAFRVSLYCAPRAHRHARRVWSLCDQDRPRL from the coding sequence ATGAACCTCGATCTCCTGCGTGATTTCCTGTGCTGCGCCGAAACGTCCAGCCTGACCCGGGCCGCCGACCTGCGCAACACCACGCAATCCAACATCTCCAAGCGCCTGCGCGCGCTTGAGGATCACCTGGGCCAGATCCTGATCGACCGGACCGCCCGGCCGATCGCCCTGACCCGGGCCGGGCAGGATTTCCTGCCCGTCGCGCGCCAGATCCTCTCCGATCTCGACACGTTCCGCGGCCGCTCCGCGCCCTGGGCCGCCGCCGAGGGCGGTCTGTCGATCGTGATGCCCCACAGCGCATCGGTGTCGCTGTTCCCGCGGTTCAAGGAATGGCTCTCGCACCGGATCCCCGGCGTCACCTTCGCGCCCCGGATCGCCAATCACGACATGGCGGCCCATATGATCGCCCAGTCTCAGGTCGACCTGGCCATCGTGACGCATCATCCGGACGTGCCCATCGACGACAGGTTCACCGTGTTCCGCGCCGCCGACATCGCCGAGGATCGCCTGGTCATGGTCGCCACCCCCGCCGGGACGGACGGCGAAGCGATCCATGTCTCGCACGAGCTGACCTATATCGGGCGGATCTGGCGCGCGCTCCGGGATCCTTCGCTGGCGCCTCACGAGGTCCAGCACGGCATGGCCGCCGACATCCGCGCCTATTGCCTTGCCGGGCGCGGCCGCGGGGTCCTGCCCGCCTCGCTGGTCGAGGCGGATATCGCAGCGGGCCGCCTGACCCTCTGCCCCCTCGGGCCGGACATGGCCTTCCGCGTCTCCCTCTACTGCGCCCCGCGCGCCCACCGCCACGCCAGGCGGGTCTGGTCGCTGTGCGACCAGGACAGGCCGCGCCTCTAA